The following is a genomic window from Solanum lycopersicum chromosome 6, SLM_r2.1.
GATAGAACCCATCGGTTTTGAGGAACATGTCTTAGCACATTGGTGCTGCATTGAACAACAATTGAGCGGGGTGCAGCACCTACGCGGGCTACGCCAACCATACACTCAGCTTCAGGGCTTAAACACGCCTTTACAACGCtgagtttttttgtttttcttttaaatatgaaaagcCTTTACAATACTGTCTTATATCTAACAACAAAGGGTAGTCCAAAATCACTAACAAGAGCACATTAACTTTAAGGATTATcccattcatacaattcaaaaaGTTAGACACTTGTTTGGATGAAGTATATCTTTCtgttgaaattatattttatatctcTGAATAATCACAAGTTAATACAAAATACATTGCAAATCAAGTGTTACAAATAATGCATGCAATACACATGaaatttttgataataaaattcAGAAAAGACATCCTTCTATATTAAGGCAAAGTTCAGGATTGATCAAAGGAGACTGAAAAAAGAAGCAGCACTTTAAACTTATAGCCAGTAGAATGAAATGAATGTTCAAACAAACAGATTGTACACCATGAAAGGCAAACTTATATGCAATCTAAGACTCTTCAACTAAAACCAGAAATAGGAATGAATGATCAGTCACAAAAATGCAAGTATGATGCTAGTAGTACATCAGGTTACTTTGCCGAATCCTAATTTCCGGAGTTATAAGCTTTGGGAACCTCCTTATGAATGGATAACAACGTTTGCAAATCCAAACAGTTCACATTTGTCTTAAAATTCTTCATTTGTTTGAAACTTATTCTCTGTGACAAGCGTTTCTGGATTTGGAGTCAACATGTTTTGACAAACAATATAAACAGATCTTCAGTTACATAATTCCCTATTAAATCCCACCAACACTTGCAGATGGGTGCATTATGGGTATGAATTATTGTAGCCTTCACAGCCAATAAACTGCTTTACCgtcaaaatatatgaatatattttggGAACAAAAGCACGCGCCCATCTTCCATGAAAGAGCATGCTTCAGGTGTTTAACTAAACATTAACAGTTCTACCAATCAATTCTCCCTTCAAACCGGTATATATCTAAGCAACAACAGTTCCACCAGTTAAGTTTCTCTCCAAACGGTCCTCACGGAATAAAAAGGTGGTCCGGGGAACAGGGTTAGCAATATACCTGCTCCTTATCAAATTGGGGGCCAGAACAACATGCAGGCCACGTTCCGTCATTGTAATCAGCCCAAAGTCCATCTGAAGCAAGAGAAACCTTATTCAATTCTACCTCTCACATTGCACAAcatgaaaacaaaatatatatacatccTTCGCAACCGGAATAACTTACGAATAGTGAATATTGATGGTGAGTTTGagctgaaaaaaaaaacagacaaAAAAAGGTAAGCCTCTGCTTTCAAATGTCATGAAACCCTTACAAAACACACAACTAGCTTAAAATTCCTTAGACGTGATATAATTTTACAATCTGAGAATAAATAGGCAAAATGAAGAAATCAATCGACAATTAGTCTAATTTTACAATCTGCCAATCAGCTGAATAACTAAGTTCTGCGAAAAATCATTTGAGATATGAAAGAAGAATAAAGAGAAGTACCGGCAACAGGCATTGGAAGAGCAACATTTGGTGGTATTCCGGCAAGCCGTGCCAGGCCATAAGAGAGATAGCTTGAAGTAATCAAACTCTCTCTGGTGTCCGGTTTGCCTGCGTAGCAATCCTTCTTCCACATCCCAACTACCGTTGATTCGGATAACGGAAAAAGCTCCGATGAGCAAAGGTAGCAATTGCATACAGAAAACCGCTTTGATTTTAAGGGAAGCCATTGCTCCGGACACTTATTATCTGTAAAAACTTCCAAGATCTCTCTCTTCTCTAGTACGGAGAAAATATAGTCTCCGGGATTGCCCGCTTCGAAGATCAGCGGCGGAAGACGGCGGAGTTAAGATCGTTGACGGAGGAAGATAATTTCGCGGTTAATTCTAGATTCTGTCATACTAAGCATCTTTCTAAGTTactgtttaattaaataaactacTATTTACAGTACACTAATCCAGGTTTATAGTAAAATAAACCTTTCGttcttttttacttattttgctCGTAATTGGTACccctattaaaaataataattgaacactattattttattatactcCTATAAAATTGACGTTTAGATTAgtctttgaaaaatgatttgagAATGAGTAATTAGTATCgaattaaaatatgtaaaaaaataataattttgatatgttGAAAGTGACAAGTGAAAGTAAAagattacttttaaaataacggataagtaatgaaataaaagtGAACGAAGGAAGTAAAAGGTGATCATTTCAAAAAGTATCTGAATTAAGATAAGTAATTTTACGTTATTGACATGTTAGAGTTAAACACTCTTAAAATGTCATCAATTTACTAATTTTGCATAATTTGATCAACAATTTATTTCTCTATgttatgaatttgaattatagAATCAATCGTTAATGCTTAAAATATATGACTTGCATGATATATTGAGTGTGgtctctttaatatttttttttttaatgaaaaattttgatatagTAATAAAGTTTATGTTTACGTGACTTACAAGCCACTTACTGAAATTATACTTAAATCAAGATAGATTGTTTATTCTTTACTAAGGGTTggttatatacaattttatgagATTCATGTCGATTTTTGGAATCAAATGAAGGTCAAAAGACCACTTGATTAACTAAGGGACATACTGACATCTTCGCTTAATGCTATTTTCAGATTTAGCAGTTTATTAGGTCATGTATAATTTCAATCTAAATCAAACTCTTCATTGTTTGAGTTAGTTCCGAACTCGTACATTGAAGATCTCATTCGTTTTTGATAAATGCAGAAATTTTCGTTCATCTAAATGAAGATTTATCTTTCTTAGTTCTGAACACGTACATTgaatatctatttatttttgataaatgcaGAAATTTTCGTTCAATTAAATGAAGGCTTATCTTTCTTACAAAACATCATTGAATAACATTATTTAGTTATTGTAGTAGCTACCAATAACCACTGccatttttcacattttttgttAACTTATGTAAAATAGAGAAAATGGCGAAATACCGTtctaatttattaatcaattcTCAATTACGCATATATATCTTGATATTAGTGGATTTTATTTgaggcaaaaattaaaataagttgagTCGAAATTACTATAAACTCCTCCAGAAACCAGGTCAGACAGGGGCAATTAATGTCAACATCACACAGAGAAGAAACAGAGTCACGACATCGccagtaaaataaaatataaatattacgatgtcgcaataataataataataataatacgcCGTAATTGGTGCCAATATTTTTTCAACTCTGTGAAATTGCCAAATTAGGGTTTCTCTTGGTTCAATTATACGGAGCTTACGGTGAATTTTTGCAAACCCTAAGCCCTAAATTTCGATTATTTTGATTCAGGAGAATCTTCAATTGGAAAACAGACGAGCTTCGTTCTTCAATTGGATTGGATACTCATCAGTTTGATCGAGTAAGCTATTTTTTCGTAGTTGGAGATTTGAATTCTCTATGTACTGATGTTAGATTGTGAAAGGGATCACGTAGTCATTAACTCCAAAGATCAATGTGTTTCGTCATTGATATTCAGATATATTGAAATTATGAAGCTCAAATTGTAATCGAATCagcttttaataaaaaaaatttctctattGTAAGTTGAGGTCAGGTCAACTCAGCTTATTTCTCCAACAGAAAGAGGTAAGTTGAGGTAAGTGTAATTCTCTCATCTTTCTGTTGGAGCAGTAAGttgagtttttttcttcttttttcatttttattgctTAGTCTTGTCAAGGATCAAAGTGTTAATTTGAGTTGCATTCCTCAAGTGAATTATTGAAAATAACTAATCTTTAGGCTGAAAAAACTGGTTTGAGTTGCATGTGTGAAGTAACTGTTGGAAAAACCCATTCTTTAGGCTGGAAAACTGTTTTGAGTTGCATTTGCAAAGTGACTGTTGGAAAATTTTTTAATCTATAGGCTTGAAAAACTGTATTAGTTGCTTTTTTGAAGTAACTGTTTGAAAAAAACTAATCTTTAGGCCAATTATACACAATTTAGTGAGAGGCTGGACTTAGTGCAGTAGATAACATTTTCAGTTACTATAGACAATTTTTGGGACACTATGCACTCTAAATAACATAGCTGCCATTGTACACGGGAGACGCTATTCTTACGACCAATCTGAgtttattttttcccttttccttattatttacttcaattttctttttgttgtatCTATGCTTGATCAAATAAGACCTCCCCATTCACTTGAGAGTAGAGGTATAGAAATTGCATATGAAATGATCTCTCTGCCAGCTTATATATAAGTTCTCCTTAGTTGAACAGATAAAATCTGTCTTTCTTTCTGTTAGTGTCGCTTTTAGCACCGTTTATCTTTACTCTTGGTATTCTGGTTTGAACATAGGCGGTAGTAGCCCCTGCCAAATCCATGACATTAATGCagtatttatttgaaaatgattcTGACAAGGTTTATGAGCTCTATCATTTTGCACTATGGTTGTATTATGGTTACATTCTCCCAATTGTCCTCCTCCAATGCCATTTTGTTTGCATTCTAGTCATATGAGTAGATTGACCTTTGCTGCAATAAGATATTTCTGGATTGTCTTACCTACTGATGCTATCCAGGAAATAATGCTCTATTTATATACTTGGTGCTGATTGATGGATCCAGATAGCAAGAATTTTGGAAGAGGTAAGACTTTTACATGTTTACCTTTCtcctgaaaaaataaaaatagggaCATACAGTCTCCTTGCTTGTTACACATCTTGACTACTGCATGTCTACTCATGCGACTAGTATGCAATTGATGAAGAATGCTATTTATTGCATCCATAGGCTCAGAATTAAGGTGAATGTGACACATTGATTGATATTCTTGTTCAGACTCCTGATGACGAATTTATTTGCTGctgaaattttgttttatagTCCTATTGCTCTAGTTCTTACTTGCAGGAAGTAAAGTTATTGTTTTATTGCCAACTCATTTAGGGCCAAGAGAACTCACAGGTGCTCGCGATCTTATTAGTCACTTCAAATTGTTGCCTCATTATGAGTTCTTTGGTAAGAGGTCGCTTCCATTGTCAATTTCCGATACACATTATCTTCATAATGTGGTTGGAGACACCGAAATTAGGAAAGGTGAGAAGATGCAGTTGGATCAGCTCACGCAGGATACTTCCTTTTCAAGAGAGACAAGTTCATGTATCCGGCCCTTTGACTTAGATGTCCTTAGAGAAGCCTTCCAACTACGTGAAACGGCTCCAGTCAATTTGTCTCCTGTAAGATATCTGCTTTTGAATTTGGATGATTTAACTCCATTTGTACACCTTCTTCTAAGCAACACTCTTATCCTTTATGATTTCTGAAGTTGGAGCTTTTGAATAGGGTTTCCTCATATGATGTGCTGAaacataaattgtttttttcctGTTATAATTGTTGCTGATCAGTAGGTCTTTTCATGGTGTTTGATAGTCTGACAAAGGCACCCCCACTATAGCTGGAAAATCTAAGAGCGAGATGAAAGACaaggagaagaaggagaagaagcaTAAAAAACACAAGGATAAAGACAAGGAGAAGGACAAAGAGCATAAGAAGCACAAACATCGTCATAAAGATCGGAGTAAAGACAAGgacaaagagaaaaagaaagataaaagtGGCCACAATGATCCTGGTGCTGAGCATTCAAAGAAACATGAAAAGGTATGCTGTCATCTTAACTCAAATGATTTTGTTTCAAGAATGATGATTCTCATGGTATGTTGTTACTTTTGAATATTGTCTTAGGTTCATGTTCAGAAGTTTAGAAGACTGGTTCAACATTATCTTAACTAAGTAAACTCTTTTGAAGTGTATGAAACTACAAATTTCACAACAGGTCTCAGTACCATTGGGCTGACTGTTGCACTTgcttttttgaatttatacttGATAATTTAATCCATTTGtacattatccttttttttacaAGTTGCCTCTCTATGATCAAGTGGGAACAATGTTGAGACTAATTAAGGTTCAGCTTCCTAGGCACGAGCATGAGGTCTTTGAAATGAACTGCCACTTGACTTTTAAGTTATTGAGGCGATAAGTTGTTGAGTCTGGCCTGATTCTGTTTAGTTTAgtgatacatatattttaacttgGTAAAATTCTGATCCACTCCTTTACTCTAAGAATAACCTAATGTGTGTAATCTACTTAATGCGGTGTTGACTATATAGTTTTTCTCTCTGATAGTTTGatacttctttttttgttataagTTCTTTCCGGGTGGGACCTATAAAAATTTTTTTTGCCGGGTGGTACTTAACTATTGAGTTGCTTTGTGGAAAATTCACCCTTGGAATTTGGCACTCAAAGAGTCATACTTCACTGTAATAAAACGGATAAAAGAACtcattgattttgatcttttttcttaaactgATTTCAGAAAAGGAAGCATGACGAGGAGGATCTTAACGGTGTCCACAAACACAAGAAAAGCAAGGTAACTAAAAAATGTTGgattcatataatatttttctttactatattttgaaccttctttttgaggaaaattataaatatgcaAACGTTAGTTCGTGCTATAAATTCATGTACACAATCTAAATCTTACACTTAGTATACATTCATTCACCTTTTACTAATTTTCCCTTCATCTTATCTGATTAAACGTTGCAGCACAGGAGCTCAAAGCTAGATGAGATTGGTTCAATAAAGGTAGCTGGCTGAATTGTGCGTGTGgttgtataatttatgttgtCCCAGATTTTGTAGTTGAGAATTTGGAGGGTTCCTTTATTTAGAATTGTGAAATATCAGAAGTTCATGTCCTGATCAATTCATTTGTTGAAGAACTTTATGGCATGCGCTGGTGTTGACATCTGTATCTTTATTTGAGTGAGACTGTTCCTGGGAAAAAAATTACTGGTCAGATGCATCGAACTTTTTTGTGTATTCATGATTGCAATCTGGCGGTTTTGATTTATATAGTTCAGTTTTCCCTCCCTCTTCTAAATAACCACCATGAAAAAGTAGGCATGCATCTAGTCTGGCCTCGACAGTGTGAAAGGAGGCATCTGCATGTCTGACAAAATGTTTTCCTGCCTGTTTCGTATAtctgataaaaaaatttcttctcaTGGAAGTCAGGTGGAACTATCTTATACTCCTTTATCCTTTTTTATCTATCGTTTAAAGTTTTGGCACACGCATTGAGAAAACCATTTGCTATCATTAACAGAATGATAAgggatatttgactaagttaccTGTAGCTGTTTCCCAAATGATTAGCTATTGACTATATCCGCCCTATTAGAGTAGTAAAGCTGGAactggaaaaagaaattaaccCTTTCTTGATTTctgaaatgataaatattttagaacaatttttttggataaagaAGTTCACAATAGAAACAAGAAAGCATATCttggaaaattttaaacattCATGAAACGGTTTGCTGTTAGAGATTCATTTTCATCTTGCAAAAAGACTGCGGAAAAATGTGTTATTGGTGCAGCCTCAAACTCATTATGGTAAGGTGGATATGTGATCATGGAAGTGTCTGAGGTGCACTGTCCTTGAGCATAAAAGATGTAAACTTTTGTCTGTGCTGTCCTGAATGTGCTGGTGGAGATATAAGGTGAAACTGGTCAAGGCTAGTTGGAAAAGAATGGAAGTTTCTAACCATACTGGAGTACTGCTTACATCAATAAAGAAAAGCAACAGAAGTTATCAAATGATATGCCTAACTCTTTAAggtatttttttatcttctatttatttattattattttggctCATTGGGATCAATTAATAATTATGTATACTTCTTTTGGGATGATTTTTTTGTCTCCAGTCTACATATGTATGTGTGTGCATATTAGTACTATACATTTTCAGTTGTGTGTTGTTGAAAATTGATCCCCTGATTAAGATGTGTCAGTAAACAAGTAAATGAACTGGACCAACTGAGCAACCATATCTTTTTTGCAAGTAACTGAGTATCTATTGAAGGAGGATCCTCTCCAACTTTGATGATGAATACGAGTTGGAACTTGGAAATTTGGCTACTTTAAAATGGATTTATGTGCAAGTCTCATGCACAAAAAGGAAGTCGTAACAAGTTCCCCGTCCTCCCGATGTTTCATCAACTTTGCTATTAGAATAATGGTGGAAAAAATTACTGAATAGCTGGTGGAATTATAAGAAAGAGAAATTGTAAGgtttatatgtgtgtgtgtgtacaaaGGCTAAAAAGGACATGCTTGATGAGTATGCAATATTTGAATTAAGAACAACTTGCAGTGGTTGAAAGGTAGAACTTCTATTCAAATAAGCGTCCTGTTCAATCACTGCATCATTCTGAGTTTCACCTTAAACCGGTTTCTATAATGATCATCTGTTTACGCGCAACTAATGATTTTACAGTTTATTTGTTCATTACATATGCTGCTTAACATTGAAAACACATTTCGCCTCATTTGGAATTGAAAAGTTATTAGGTTTTTCTATATTAAGAAACATGTCAAGTGCTTTGATCTTTTTATGCTGTATTCAGTACTTCTTCTGTTGTGGATTTAAGGTCTCTGTGGCCTGATGTTCTTCACAAGGTAACTTTTCAATTCCTAATTTGGAGTGAAATGAAATGGAACGTTGGCACTGTGTGGAATTTTCATCACAAGCAAAGCATTTGAAGTAGTAATAAGAAAAGGGTAGTGTCAATAATCTTTTGTATTGGGctttttgttattttccctcttttttttcATGTATCATCTGCCAGTTTACTTGATGTAGTGTTCTTGATATCAACTTGGGTTCTTTACTAATAGCAGAGGTGCTGATTATAGTACTTTCTGTAGCTTAATATTTCTTGGCTTCCTGCATGCAGAATAGCCTCAGGATGAATTAGTTAAACGTCGTCATATATTATGGGCTCCCATTAGTTGGCAGTGATGGTGAGGAACTTGATCCATCTCCAGGTTTAGCAAGTTGCTGCATGCTGttgtatgattttatgtttcTCTCTTTTGAGGGCTCTTATCTCAAGGTTCAGTCCTAACCATTCGGAGCTTTGGGTAATAAAATGGGAAGGTTGAGATGAATGTTAATCTGCTCTTCTGTCATTTGTCTTCTCCATTGAGTTTGAAGGTTAACTTCTCAACAGCATTAAGCATCtgcaaagaatttttttaaaaaggtgtcTCTTTATGGTCATGAATGGAATCTCTTCTTGTATATACTAGGATAGAATGAGATACATAACTCCTTTTTTGATGAAATCAAGATCTATTTTTTGTGTTTGGCCAATTTTATCTGTGTTGAACTTGGCTAAGCTAATTGTTACATGCTCCTAGTGATCaacatgtaaatttttggcttTTCTATTCGAATCATGGACTAAAATGTAGCCCTACTGCAATGTATGAGAAGTTTATATAAATAGGCAATGGAGATGATTTGGACTCAACTTTAGGCACTTACAATTGACTTGTGACCATATTGGTTTCGTTATTTGATCAAGGTCATGCTTGAATGCTTCTTTTGCTAGTCCGGTTGTTTGACCCAAGAAGCATGTCAATTCTAGTTCATTACTGATCTTTGACAGAAAAGAGTGAGTATTTGCTAGGTTCCTAGTTATAGCTGTAGTATATGTTGCTCGAGATGTTATACTCGTGTCAGATCCTCAAAAAGTACACTACCCCTTTCAACTTTGCTAGAGGAGTCTGAGTTCTCATGACAGAATGAGCATTGGTccataattcaaattttgaattgaactagttatgattatgatgataaACAAAAATTGGAGCAGTTGTGTTGTATGAACAATAATGAAGGGAGCAGTAGTCTTTGTTGCCATAGATTCATTGCATGTAATTTGGTATGTGTACAGTTTAAGTAGGAAGCAAAAGCAGCTGTTATTAGGCTGGAAGAACATGTATTGACAAGTCACATCtggatttcaattttttgttta
Proteins encoded in this region:
- the LOC101264640 gene encoding mediator of RNA polymerase II transcription subunit 19a isoform X1, with amino-acid sequence MDPDSKNFGRGPRELTGARDLISHFKLLPHYEFFGKRSLPLSISDTHYLHNVVGDTEIRKGEKMQLDQLTQDTSFSRETSSCIRPFDLDVLREAFQLRETAPVNLSPSDKGTPTIAGKSKSEMKDKEKKEKKHKKHKDKDKEKDKEHKKHKHRHKDRSKDKDKEKKKDKSGHNDPGAEHSKKHEKKRKHDEEDLNGVHKHKKSKHRSSKLDEIGSIKVAG
- the LOC101264640 gene encoding mediator of RNA polymerase II transcription subunit 19a isoform X2; this translates as MDPDSKNFGRGPRELTGARDLISHFKLLPHYEFFGKRSLPLSISDTHYLHNVVGDTEIRKGEKMQLDQLTQDTSFSRETSSCIRPFDLDVLREAFQLRETAPVNLSPSDKGTPTIAGKSKSEMKDKEKKEKKHKKHKDKDKEKDKEHKKHKHRHKDRSKDKDKEKKKDKSGHNDPGAEHSKKHEKKRKHDEEDLNGVHKHKKSKELKAR